The Rufibacter sp. DG15C region CTTTAACCTTCCTGTGCTTTGTAGAGTATAAGAGGCAAATTGAAATATAGTCCAATCAATATTCTGTTCTACCTAAACTAAAAAACTATGAATTTTCTTCTTGACCTATTGGTAAGCGCCGGTGTGCTTTTGCTCATGGCCTACATCCTGCCCCAGGTAACCATTAAAAGTTTCTGGACTGCCTTATGGGTAGCCATCTTGGTGGGTATTCTCAATGTCTTAATTGGCTGGTTGCTTTCTTTTGTGTTAAACCTGTTCACTTTCTTCTTGTTAGAGTTTATTGTGAAGGTGATAGTGTCTGCCATTGTCATCAAGATAGCAGATAAACTGGTACGCAACTTTGAGATCAGAGGCTTCTGGCCAGCATTGGTAATTGCCTTGGCCTTGTCGGCGGCCAGCACCTTGGTCAATCGTTCAGACGAAGACGAAGTACGCGATGAGGAGTATGGTATTGTCCTTCCGGCAGAGCCAATGCACCTGAAAGCGTAAAACTCTTTTAAATAGCATACAAACAGAAAGGCCGTCCTGGTAATAGGGCGGCCTTTCTGTTTGAATTTAAGAATTACGGAAGGAGAGAAGCGCTCTCGTTTTTGGCTTGTTTGCTGGAAAAGAGGCCAAAAACGGGTTAGCTAACTTCTTCTTCGTCAAAGTAAAGTTTATAGAACTTGCGGCCATCTGCGTCTTCGCCTTTCACAATCATGTCCTTGTTGCCGTGAATGTACACGTGAAAGTTCTTGTCCAGCTTTAGGACGCTCTTAAACACCCTAGACTGCTTCTTGACGGCTTGCGAAGAAATCCCGAAACTGTCTTCAATCTCCACCTCATAGTTTTGCCGGTACTCGCCGTCAAAGTTTCTGAAAGATTCAATCAGCTCGGGTTGCTGGCCGAAGACTTCGGTCTCAAATTCTTCCTTGTCAAAGGTCTCATGCTTGGTGAAGTATTCCGCTGATTTGTTCAAGAGCAGAATCTGGTCGGTTTTCTCTACTTCAAACTCTTCTGTGAGGCGCTCAGAGATGAATTCTTTGGTGAGGTTCAGGAAATGGCTGGTCTGGTGAAACTCGTTGCTAATCTGGGTGAGGCCCAAAAAATTCTGTCGCCAGTATTGTGCTTCTTCGCCGCGGTTCTGGTTGTCAATGATGGCTGCCACGTAACCCTCTTCGCGCTCAATATTGAAGATGA contains the following coding sequences:
- a CDS encoding phage holin family protein, with the translated sequence MNFLLDLLVSAGVLLLMAYILPQVTIKSFWTALWVAILVGILNVLIGWLLSFVLNLFTFFLLEFIVKVIVSAIVIKIADKLVRNFEIRGFWPALVIALALSAASTLVNRSDEDEVRDEEYGIVLPAEPMHLKA
- a CDS encoding nucleoid-associated protein; translation: MKFDTASLTSLSVHHVGNKGLEQKLTLSENPFAPGDGLTEKLEKFFLNKFATAHERFKFTHASSLKFNEVYSYCDNIFADKDNFQENSRSIARHLFESSSHPKIKPGELYVCHFINCEIDERVVEAVGIFKTEVKNGYFDVQRKNRDFTISYLEGIDSNKFDKGCIIFNIEREEGYVAAIIDNQNRGEEAQYWRQNFLGLTQISNEFHQTSHFLNLTKEFISERLTEEFEVEKTDQILLLNKSAEYFTKHETFDKEEFETEVFGQQPELIESFRNFDGEYRQNYEVEIEDSFGISSQAVKKQSRVFKSVLKLDKNFHVYIHGNKDMIVKGEDADGRKFYKLYFDEEEVS